In Rhodamnia argentea isolate NSW1041297 chromosome 5, ASM2092103v1, whole genome shotgun sequence, the DNA window GATTtagccaggaaaaaaaaaaagaactctatGGAAGGGGAGTATGTTTAACTATTTAATTGATGGTAAATTATTTGTACACTTAAAATCACTAGTAAAAACCAAATTAAAATTCATTCGATAGATTCAGACACATAATAAGCATTATGATTTATGGTGAGGGTTCAATCTGCCACATTACTATTTAGAACGATATAAGGAGGAAGAGATGGTTGTTCGATTCACTAGGGGATGTGCAAGCTTGTTCATAGTCGGGATAGTCTCAAATTGTGATAACGGAGTAGCCGCATTCACGAATAGAGCATATGTATCTAATTATGTTCGTATGGATTATAATTGGTTGCTCAAAGTTTGCCAACTTAACGTGACACTGCAAGTTCGCCAAGGCATCAAAATTAGATTTATTTCGCAAGCTCTGTTATTCattttacttctcttttttataATATGAGATATTTTAAACATTTCGATTGGAGTAGTATTCACATATGCATATAAGTATGAATACGACATGTCAAGAAATCcctatttgaaaaaacaattaATAACGACGGGACAACATTTTATGTTACTTAAATTAGATGAGTCAACGGAAGTATTTGATTGCACTTAtctaataagttttaggaattAGCTGcattaatttaaaaatcttATGACTTGTTGTATTTTTcagaaaagttttagaatttgtcATGCacttatctcttttttttttgggggggggtgtaTTTTCTTTGCAATTGCCAACGCATTTGAGAGAAAACGGGTGatttgactaaaaattcaagaagaATTACACGTTTGCTCTTGAAAAATCACATACCAAGCACGTGTTCGAATGAAAAATTAGACGGAGGGCCGACTGCCGTAATAAATAGGGGTGTCAAAATAGCCCAACCCGGCCCGGCCCtaaaattcacctaattttaGAGCCTTTTTGGGCCGAGCTTCAATACCGTCCTCGTAAGGGTCGAGCCGGGTTGGGCCGGGCCGGTTCTAGCTTTTTTTGACACCCACGTTatcttttgatttatttttcttttcatttttttttatattctttcattcaacGAGTTTGTCAAGTGCTTTTGattccgagaaaaaaaaagaattgaaaaaaaaagaatccgacTTGACTCAACCCGATCGGAAGAGTTGGGACATATGTAATTCGGGCTTGGGCCAGGCCGAGCTAGGTATTGTTTAGTGTCGGGGCCGGCTCCGGCCTGGCTGAGACGTAGCCCGACCTGGCCTGTTGATGCCCCTAgtgacaaattaaaaaattggggGAGTTTTGCATAACGTTCGAAAAGTTGGGGAGCTACTAATATGCACAAGCCTAAAAGTCCATGAGGGGTTTTGCGTAATTTCACCATAAGAATTGAAAACATTAGTCACTGTTACCCCACCATCTAACTTTAGTCCTTGTCTAGTCTACCCAGATGTGGACGAGGTAGGTTTTCACGTGCACTGCAATTTTACAGGCATTCGTCTCAAGTCGTGTCTAAGGATTCCTGAGGAATGTATTCCGACCCATTGATGATCTCGTCggctcaaaaatcaaaaagctAGGCTTTCACAACAACCGAAAATTTTACCGGCTTTCGAATTTTCGCGTGTCATAATATTCTTCACAAgcgttaaggaaaaaaaaatgcaaagagTTACGATCGGAATACCCGTCCTTCGATATATCATAGAACTATGGATTCGATATATCATAGAACTATGGATTCGTCTAATAATTCGGAATGTCCGATTTTTATCACATAAAATTTTATGTGTGAGATTGAAAAGTGGAAACTGTTGGATTTACGGTGAAAATTGTTGGGCCTTCACTATGCTTCGGTGGCCTTGGGTGCAAAATTTTATCTTGGGGGCAAAATGATTGATAACAAACATTAATCTCACGTTTTTCACATTAAAATACTTGAATCTAACGGCTAACAAGAGACGAGGCAATTTTCATCGAGTGTAAAATGACAAGACTCGGAACATTATCGTTTATGTCCTATGTTAACCCTCTCTTCTGTCTCTCTCGAACTTATGCTCTGTCTTTCCAGAGAGCTTGAAATACGATTGAACCCACATTTACTTAAAAAACTTAAGTCATAGAGTTATGAGttaatttgaatatattaactgctccataCCACGCCAATTTTCTGATGTGAAACTTTTCTAATACATCTCACATGTACATCCTAACAGGCTTTGCTAGGCATAACAAATTTTGGGGCATTTGTAAGTGTAATAATTGcgtactttttattattatttttttgtgatttggaATAAACCGTTAATCTCTCACTGAAATTAGGATAACCGCATAATCATTCCCCTTAAAGCGAAAAGGCAGACATCTTTCATGTGCTTTAAATATGGCCGTCGATCAAATTTCTTCAACAAAAAAGTAATAAGAACTTCAGAAATCCAATTTCAGTTAAGGAGGAAATGACTTTTACCAGGGACGTCCAAAGCTTGTTTCTAATCTGGAAAGTCTCAAACGGCGATCACAGATTGGTCATATTTACCATCGGTACATCTGGATTTACCTACCTATACATACACGAACTTCAATTGGTTGCTCATTATTTACCAACTTAACCCGACACTACAAGCTCACGCAAGCCATCAAAATCAAACTGCCGAGCTCTATAGTCTATTctacactccttttttttttttctacaacaCGCGAGATACTCAAACTTTTCGGTTATAGCGATCCCCATGGGGACATGTGAGCCCGCCTCCATCCACATGTACTGAACAAGGCTTCGCGCATGGGATGGCGGGCGCGACCACATCGGTCGATGCCGTGGCTCCAAATCAAATGCCTTGGACCAATTCAACTCACCCTTTTTCGGAATGAATTCACTCCAATTTTTACTCAAATCGTATACTTTACTCGCACCATGTGCATGCCCAGTAAAAAAATGTGCACGACTCCATCGGTAGTGGAAACGACCCCCTGTCGCTCGTTTCGTTTCGTGCTTTATGAGAGAAAAAGAGGAGCCGGTCCAACAGATTAATTTACTAATCAGCCCCATTAGAATCCAATAATACTAATTAAAAGGACAAAAACGTCGGGGGTTTCTAGAAATTTGGTCCACCCCGGTCAGACTGAGCGAGTGCTTCCAACTTCGAGACCGTCGCCACCAACATTGCGATCGACGCCCCTGCACTTCTCCGAAATTGCGATTTCCCACCCCCGAAAAAATCGATTTTATTCTAATTCGTCCCCACATGCGGGAGCCCGCGAGGCCCCAAAGCCAGCTCGTCGCCCGCCAAAACGGCTATTTCCAGTTGTGGGGTTCACGTGTCGTTTCAGGGCCAAAATCTCGCGCGATTTTCTCCCGATCAGTATCGCGAAACGGCGAACGGTTAGGGGGTTTAGTTCGTTCCACGTGGCGAGCATTCATGAAGGGGGACGTACCGAAACGAGGGACCCACTTGAATCGCTAAGCCATATAAGTCTTGACTTTTGAGTACAGCTCGATAGATTCTAGTGGGCTATTAAACGTGGCGTTGCTTTCGCGGTTTTCCCTTTTATTgaaataaacatttttttaaaattttttaatatgacAAAAAAAGCCGGAACTATTACACTCGcgccacatttatcccaaattcaCTCCCCCTCAAATTTAGTCTGGTCTTTTAGCCTATTCGTTAGGAAGGCAAATAGGAGCCTGGAAATGTTTGAATTCGGGACCTCCTGTTACGatatcatgaaagattttatgagatCACAACCAAccgttctaaaagtttaagcttacAGAAGAAGACGtcgtttaatatttatatattctaacaacACAATTACCCGATACCGTGgtaaatctaggaattttttaggCTAATTATTACAcgagatgtatcaatttgggattttaggtTAAATGTAGCTAAGGGTGACCGGCTTCAGGTCCTGTTCGATCTCAACCAGCATCAAAGGGATCGGTTCATAGTTTCCTAAATTGAGGATCAAACTAGATTGGTTTCTCGGGTGATCTAGTGAAACGGGTTGCATTTGCTTGAAACACATATCCATATTTTCAATGTGTGGAAGtataagaaataaaattgaaatcgaaaaaaaaaaatttgtccgaCGTGAGAACCGAACCGACAAGTACAAGTTCCAATTTCATAGAATCGAAAATCGGATCGGCGCTCTCGGGAATAGGATCGGACCGCGGTCGGctctttttgctcacccctaaatgTGGTACAGATGTACTATTTTGGTGATTTGAGATCTTTCGtaacacaaaaattaatttagagttaAGCGACATCAATGTTCTAATTTGAGATATTTGGcgtattgataattttttgtggGGGGAATTCTTTTAGGAACATCGATCGTTTGCAGTGATGATTGGTAGCGCTGAAAGCGATCACAATGATGGAAGGTGTCTCCTCCAACGGTTCGAGGGGCATGAGGGGTTCATCATGACTGTCCAGTGCATTGACTTGGTAACACAACTCACCGTGTGGTCACAAAGAGAGGCCCCGCCATGAACGGAGCCCGGCTATCTTCCTTTTGCTCCCTTTAATTAAACAAGTCTAGAGCGATTTCGCCGGTATAACCAACTTCGCTAGAGTAATTAATTCGCTAAAAGACCGTAATGCTTTCTTAATTTGTCGCTTAACGAGCGCCTCCGATGCGCCGGTTGATGACAATAAACTACCGAGACCTGTCGAGCGAAACTATGGTCGACGATGATCGTCGCAGATGTTGGTCCTTCAAAATTTGCTTCGATTGTCTTCCGACAATCTCCTCCTTCAGACCCGATTGCTCTCGTGGGTCGCcggcttctttttctttttcttcttctatccATTTTTAGTTAAGTTGGGGGAACCACAATCACGGAAAATCATGTTTATTTATTGATCTAATTTGAAGTTAAAAGCGCCTCAACAGTAAGAGGCCGCTATCAAATCTCCGCGAACCATAGCGAGCACTTTGTTGTATCCAGCGTGAAAGTAATTTACGAGGCCATCGCATCACGATACAATATAACGAACCAATTACATTATCCGAGTTACAAAGATTACGAAAAGCTTTGCGTGCGAATTTCAAGACTTTCCATTCCGCTAGCTCGTTTCTTCCATATACccgatgaaataaaaaatattgccaAATTCGATGAGAATAATGTGGTTTCGTATAACAAAAAATCTACGCAAGttccttataaaaaaaaaaaaaatctacgcaAGTTTGGACATGAATCTTTAAAAAGTGTTGATttggctatatatatattttatcgGTGAACCACAGACATGAAGATTtcgtatatttatttttagttaagttTGTACGAGAGTCATAGTTTTAACTTGTGATCCACTAACAAAAGGTATGATTAGGGCAAGTTTCTTTTAaacataatataaaaaaaaatataattctcTCAACTAATCTCATATCGGATCGTCAATACTACAAACGGCGATCGATTCTAAAGTGGATAAGTTTCACATCGATAACAAGTAACCTACCATGTCAAAATCTGTTCCCTCATGAACCGGACCGACACCGAATTGGCCGGTTCTAAGGTCTGCCTGGAAATCGAGCTCAACTCCAAAGTAATGTGATAATCGATTTTCATAAGACGGACTATGCAAATAGTTTTGTGGGATATTGGTCAATACCGTGGTTAAGGCATGGATAGATTTCCTAGACCTGAAACGGCTTTGGAACTgatcaaataaaaattggtaaccGATCCGGTTGGGTTGGCTTCTCTAAGTTAAATCGGTCTAATTGGTCGGTCCTAAAGATGTAGCCAAATGTACGGTTTTCTCGGCATTAGATATGATTGTTCATTCAATATATCGCGATAAATTGCCTGCTTGCTAGCTACGTACTATGGGGAATTTCTCAcatatattctctctctctctctcctctttttctaCTTTGTCCAGTTATCGACCCCGCTCGACTTCCACTCCCCAAAGACCTTGTTGCACGAACctcctttttgcctttttccttttctacacTGCGTCCTGTTCTCTTACTCTCCATGCTTTCAcactcccatttttttttatttttggctctGCACCTCCTCCGTCTCCTCtgctttctctccctctctccccctccatTAACATCGACCGGGGCTTTCCACTTTCTGGCGTAGGAGACAAGGAGGTGAAGCTCTGTGAACGTAACCTCCCCAGGTTTTGTGCATTTCCTCCACTTGCTCCAACGGTCAAATCTTCCTTTggttcctctttttttcttttttcctccctgCAATTGTCTCGATTTTTGGGTTGAAGATGGTTTCGTTAGTATTGTTGGTCCTCCTGGTGTGTAGCTCCAGCGTCGTTGTGTCCTCTTTGAACGCTGAGGGCTATGCTCTGCTTTCGTTCAAGCAGTCCATTTACGAAGACCCAGAAGGGTCTCTCGGTAACTGGAACTCCTCCGATGAGAACCCTTGTTCTTGGAATGGGGTCActtgcaaagaagaaaaagtcgTGTCCGTGAGCATTCCCAAGAAAAGGCTATATGGGCTTCTTCCTTCCGCACTTGGGTCGCTCTCTGACCTTCGCCACGTTAACTTGAGGAACAATAAGTTCTTTGGGGGCTTATCCTTTGAGCTCTTTCGAGCTCAGGGCCTACAGAGTTTGGTGCTTTATGGGAATTCCTTATCTGGGTCTCTGCCAAATGACATTGGCAAGCTCGGGTACCTCCAGACTCTTGATCTGTCTCAGAATATGTTCAATGGCTCTATACCCACTTCCATTGTTCAATGCAAGAGACTCAAGACCCTTGATCTCAGTCAAAACAATTTGACTGGCTCACTTCCGAATGGATTTGGGGTCAACTTAGTTGCTCTTGAGAAACTTGATCTTTCATTCAATAGGCTCAATGGATCGATTCCTAGTGATATGGGGAATTTGTCCAACTTGCAAGGGACTGTTGATTTGTCTCACAATCTGTTTGGTGGTTCTATCCCGGCTAGCCTTGGAAATCTTCCGGAGAAGGTTTATATTGATCTGACCTACAACAATTTAAGTGGTCCAATACCCCAAAACGGTGCTCTTATGAATCGAGGACCAACTGCATTTATTGGAAATCCTGGGCTTTGCGGCCCCCCATTGAAGAATCCATGTTCTCCGGATACTACAGGTGCAACTTCTCCTTCATCGTATCCCTATTTGCCAAGTAATTACCCACCTCAGTCAGATGATAATAGAGGTGGAAAAGCTAGAGGGTTGAGCAAGAGTGCTATAATTGCAATAGTAGTTGGTGACGTGGTTGGAATCTGTGTTGTTGGGCTGCTATTTTCGTATTGTTATTCCAGGATTTGTATACGCAACCGCACCAAAGATGACAATGTCTATGGTTTTGAGAAGTCCCGGAAGGGAAGGAAAGACTGCTTGTGCTTTAGGAAAGATGAATCCGAAACTTTGTCCGAAAATGTCGAGCAATACGATCTTGTGCCGTTGGATTCTCAGGTAGCTTTTGATCTGGATGAGTTGCTTAAAGCATCGGCTTTTGTTTTAGGGAAGAGTGAAATTGGGATTGTATACAAAGTTGTGCTCGAAGATGGGCTGACCCTTGCCGTGAGAAGGTTGGGTGAGGGAGGGTCTCAAAGATTCAAGGAATTTCAGACAGAGGTAGAAGCTATAGGGAAGTTAAGACATCCCAATGTTGTAACTCTTAGGGCATACTATTGGTCTGTGGATGAAAAGCTACTTATTTATGACTACATTTCTAATGGAAGTCTTGCCAGTGCGCTTCACGGTAAAATTCTGTCTTTTATTGTTTCAAGAtgtaaattccgtccaagtcgACTATATTTTCTTGTAAACTTCCTGATACTGACTCTGTCCTATTTTTCCTTACTACTTTAACTCTACATGCTTTAATGATCATCAGGAAAAGCTGGATTGGTGTCTTTCACGCCCTTGCCATGGTCT includes these proteins:
- the LOC115752223 gene encoding receptor protein kinase-like protein ZAR1 — translated: MVSLVLLVLLVCSSSVVVSSLNAEGYALLSFKQSIYEDPEGSLGNWNSSDENPCSWNGVTCKEEKVVSVSIPKKRLYGLLPSALGSLSDLRHVNLRNNKFFGGLSFELFRAQGLQSLVLYGNSLSGSLPNDIGKLGYLQTLDLSQNMFNGSIPTSIVQCKRLKTLDLSQNNLTGSLPNGFGVNLVALEKLDLSFNRLNGSIPSDMGNLSNLQGTVDLSHNLFGGSIPASLGNLPEKVYIDLTYNNLSGPIPQNGALMNRGPTAFIGNPGLCGPPLKNPCSPDTTGATSPSSYPYLPSNYPPQSDDNRGGKARGLSKSAIIAIVVGDVVGICVVGLLFSYCYSRICIRNRTKDDNVYGFEKSRKGRKDCLCFRKDESETLSENVEQYDLVPLDSQVAFDLDELLKASAFVLGKSEIGIVYKVVLEDGLTLAVRRLGEGGSQRFKEFQTEVEAIGKLRHPNVVTLRAYYWSVDEKLLIYDYISNGSLASALHGKAGLVSFTPLPWSLRLRIMKGIAKGLVYLHEFSPKKYVHGDLKPSNVLLDQNMEPHISDFGLGRLANIAGGSPTLQSNRIASEKPQERIQKSTSSEVSTIISSTNLGSHYQAPEALKVVKPSQKWDVYSFGVILLEMITGRYPIVQVGTVEMNLVHWIQLCIEEKKPLSDVLDPYLAEDADKEEEIIAVLKIAMACVHSSPERRPAMRHVSDALERLAIPTD